One Bdellovibrio bacteriovorus str. Tiberius DNA segment encodes these proteins:
- the rplN gene encoding 50S ribosomal protein L14 yields the protein MIQMQTRLNVADNSGAKEVMCVKVLGGSKRRVASIGDVIVVSIKEALPNAKVKKGDVAKAVVVRTVAKLRRPDGSYIRFDDNSAVLINASKEPIGTRIFGPVARELRAKSFVKIVSLAPEVL from the coding sequence ATGATTCAAATGCAAACCAGACTGAATGTAGCAGATAACTCCGGCGCAAAAGAAGTTATGTGCGTTAAGGTTCTTGGTGGTTCTAAACGTCGTGTAGCATCCATTGGTGATGTTATCGTAGTTTCCATCAAAGAAGCTTTGCCAAATGCAAAAGTAAAAAAAGGTGACGTAGCTAAAGCTGTTGTTGTTAGAACTGTAGCAAAACTTCGTCGTCCAGACGGATCTTACATCCGCTTCGACGACAACTCTGCAGTTTTGATCAACGCTTCTAAAGAGCCAATCGGAACACGTATCTTTGGCCCAGTAGCCAGAGAATTGAGAGCAAAGTCGTTCGTTAAGATCGTGTCTTTGGCTCCGGAAGTTCTATAA
- the rpsQ gene encoding 30S ribosomal protein S17, protein MTETNSRGRKIEVVGEVISDKMDKTISVLIYRMVKHAKYGKYVKKTSVFKAHDEKNQAKVGDIVKIRETRPLSKTKRWALAEVVETAKA, encoded by the coding sequence ATGACTGAAACTAATTCTAGAGGCCGTAAAATTGAAGTCGTAGGTGAAGTTATCAGTGACAAGATGGATAAAACCATCTCTGTTCTGATCTACCGCATGGTTAAGCACGCTAAGTACGGTAAGTACGTTAAGAAGACGTCTGTATTCAAGGCTCATGACGAAAAGAACCAGGCAAAAGTTGGTGACATCGTTAAGATCCGTGAAACTCGTCCTCTAAGCAAAACTAAACGTTGGGCTTTGGCTGAAGTCGTTGAAACGGCTAAGGCATAG
- the rpmC gene encoding 50S ribosomal protein L29, with amino-acid sequence MKFVEIKDLSVAELKKKRAALSEELFQARIKNSIGQLSNPVQIRGLRRDIAKINTAIVKKVAR; translated from the coding sequence ATGAAGTTCGTAGAGATCAAAGATCTTTCTGTAGCAGAATTGAAAAAGAAAAGAGCGGCTCTTTCCGAAGAGCTGTTCCAGGCACGTATCAAGAATTCCATTGGGCAGCTTTCTAACCCAGTGCAAATCCGTGGTCTTCGCCGCGACATCGCTAAAATCAATACAGCGATCGTAAAAAAAGTGGCGAGATAG
- the rplP gene encoding 50S ribosomal protein L16: MLSPKRVKWRKQFVGRATGFAVRGANLDFGDYGLQAIEEGRLTARQLEAGRIAISRSVKRGGKIWCRVFPNIPVTKKPAETRMGSGKGNPELWVARVLPGKVLFEMNGVTREQAKEAFERAAHKLPFKTRFLVRE, encoded by the coding sequence GTGTTAAGTCCTAAAAGAGTAAAATGGCGTAAACAATTTGTAGGCCGCGCTACTGGTTTTGCAGTAAGAGGCGCTAACCTTGATTTCGGAGACTACGGTCTTCAGGCAATCGAGGAAGGTCGTCTGACTGCTCGTCAGTTGGAAGCTGGTCGTATCGCTATCTCCCGTTCTGTTAAGCGTGGTGGTAAAATCTGGTGCCGTGTGTTCCCAAACATTCCGGTAACTAAAAAGCCTGCTGAAACTCGTATGGGTAGCGGTAAAGGTAACCCGGAACTATGGGTTGCTCGTGTTCTTCCTGGAAAAGTTCTTTTCGAAATGAACGGTGTGACACGTGAACAAGCTAAAGAAGCTTTCGAACGTGCAGCACACAAACTTCCTTTCAAAACTCGTTTCTTGGTAAGGGAGTAG
- the rpsC gene encoding 30S ribosomal protein S3: MGQKVNPIGLRVGVIRTWDSRWYAKGQQYYENLHEDIRLRKFLKDKLKNAGVAKIEMERAAKKIKIIISTARPGVVIGKKGSGIDALKAEVQKLTPNEVFLSIQEVRKPDLDAQLVAESIAQQLEKRISWRRALKKSIAAAIKGGVRGIKIRVSGRLDGAEIARSEWYNEKSVPLHTLRADIDYGTAESLTAYGIIGLKVWIYKGDILSAREVEEAGRVKS; the protein is encoded by the coding sequence GTGGGTCAGAAGGTTAATCCAATTGGTCTAAGAGTCGGTGTTATCAGAACTTGGGATTCTCGCTGGTATGCGAAGGGTCAACAATATTATGAAAACCTCCACGAAGACATCCGTTTGAGAAAGTTCCTTAAGGATAAACTTAAGAACGCGGGTGTAGCGAAAATTGAAATGGAACGTGCTGCGAAGAAGATTAAAATCATCATCTCCACAGCTCGCCCAGGTGTTGTTATTGGTAAAAAAGGTAGTGGTATCGACGCTCTTAAAGCGGAAGTTCAAAAACTTACACCCAACGAAGTTTTCTTGAGCATCCAAGAAGTGCGCAAACCAGACCTCGATGCTCAGCTCGTTGCTGAGAGCATTGCTCAACAACTTGAGAAACGTATCTCTTGGAGAAGAGCTCTTAAAAAATCTATTGCAGCTGCGATCAAAGGCGGCGTGAGAGGTATCAAGATCCGTGTTTCCGGGCGTCTTGATGGTGCAGAGATTGCGCGTTCAGAGTGGTACAATGAGAAGAGCGTTCCTCTTCATACATTGCGTGCTGATATCGACTACGGTACAGCAGAATCCCTGACAGCATACGGTATCATCGGTCTGAAAGTTTGGATCTATAAAGGCGATATCTTATCTGCTCGCGAAGTTGAGGAGGCAGGTCGTGTTAAGTCCTAA
- the rplV gene encoding 50S ribosomal protein L22, whose product MEVKASLKYARVGAQKARLVVDLVRGKDVNEAVKTLTFLNKKTAGMVKKLIESAVANAEYKKVMDVDSLYVKAIWVDQGPVLKRFRPRAQGRAFGVRKKTSHINVVLEEK is encoded by the coding sequence ATGGAAGTTAAAGCAAGCTTGAAATATGCAAGAGTTGGCGCTCAGAAAGCAAGATTGGTTGTAGACCTTGTTCGCGGTAAAGACGTGAACGAGGCTGTAAAAACCCTTACTTTCCTGAACAAAAAAACCGCAGGTATGGTAAAAAAGTTGATCGAATCAGCTGTTGCCAATGCTGAATACAAAAAGGTTATGGATGTAGACAGCCTTTATGTTAAAGCTATCTGGGTTGATCAAGGTCCGGTTCTTAAAAGATTCCGTCCTCGTGCGCAAGGTCGCGCGTTCGGTGTTCGTAAGAAGACCAGCCACATTAACGTAGTACTCGAGGAGAAATAG
- the rpsS gene encoding 30S ribosomal protein S19 has translation MARSIKKGPFVDTHVQKKIDNALEKNDKKVIKTWSRRSTILPETIGLTFAVHNGRKFVPVYITENMIGHKLGEFAPTRTFHGHAEKKAAAPAAKK, from the coding sequence GTGGCACGCTCAATTAAAAAAGGTCCATTCGTCGATACTCATGTTCAGAAGAAAATCGACAATGCACTTGAGAAAAATGATAAAAAAGTTATTAAAACTTGGTCTCGCCGCTCAACAATTCTTCCAGAGACAATTGGACTGACATTCGCAGTTCATAACGGAAGAAAGTTCGTTCCTGTATACATCACAGAGAACATGATTGGTCACAAACTCGGCGAGTTTGCTCCAACCAGAACTTTCCACGGTCACGCTGAGAAGAAAGCCGCTGCTCCTGCTGCGAAGAAGTAA
- the rplB gene encoding 50S ribosomal protein L2 produces the protein MGIKTFAPRSHGRRGMTGFDFKEITKTTPEKSLLAPLKKQAARNNHGQITIRHQGGGHKRKYRLVDFKRNKLEVAAKVIAIEYDPNRTCRIALISYIDGAKAYILAPVGLNVGDTVISSDKADIKPGNSMTLGAIPVGTVIHNVELRPGKGGQICRGAGASATLAGKGDKYCQVRMPSGELKQVLTVCRASIGQVGNTDNENINLGKAGRSRWRGIRPSVRGMHMNPVDHPLGGGEGVGKGHHPVTPWGQPCKGFKTRNNKRTNSSIIKRRK, from the coding sequence ATGGGTATTAAAACATTTGCCCCACGCTCTCATGGTCGCAGAGGAATGACTGGTTTCGATTTCAAAGAAATCACTAAGACTACTCCAGAGAAGTCTTTGCTAGCTCCTCTTAAGAAACAAGCTGCGCGTAACAATCACGGTCAAATCACTATTCGTCACCAAGGTGGCGGTCATAAGAGAAAATACCGTTTGGTTGATTTCAAGCGTAACAAGCTTGAAGTTGCAGCAAAAGTTATCGCGATCGAGTACGATCCGAACAGAACTTGCCGTATTGCTCTGATCTCCTACATCGATGGCGCTAAGGCTTATATCCTTGCTCCAGTAGGTTTGAATGTTGGCGATACTGTTATTTCTTCTGATAAAGCCGACATCAAACCAGGTAACTCTATGACTCTTGGTGCGATCCCAGTTGGTACTGTGATTCACAATGTTGAATTGCGTCCAGGCAAAGGTGGTCAAATCTGCCGTGGTGCTGGTGCAAGCGCAACTCTTGCTGGTAAAGGCGACAAGTACTGCCAAGTACGTATGCCATCCGGTGAGTTGAAACAAGTATTGACAGTTTGCCGTGCTTCTATCGGTCAAGTTGGTAACACTGACAATGAAAACATCAATCTAGGTAAAGCAGGTCGCTCTCGTTGGAGAGGTATCCGTCCTTCTGTACGTGGTATGCACATGAATCCAGTTGATCACCCACTCGGTGGTGGTGAAGGCGTTGGTAAAGGGCATCACCCGGTAACTCCTTGGGGTCAACCTTGTAAGGGGTTCAAAACTAGAAACAATAAGAGAACCAACTCTTCAATCATCAAGAGACGTAAGTAG
- the rplW gene encoding 50S ribosomal protein L23 codes for MKQVIKAPLITEKNTYHNAAGVYVFEVDMKSSKTEVKAAVEKNFKVKVDSVRTSVCRGHSKQTKFGLTKVAYWKKAYVKLAEGEKIALFEGV; via the coding sequence ATGAAACAAGTAATTAAAGCCCCTCTCATTACTGAGAAAAATACTTATCACAACGCTGCTGGTGTTTACGTGTTCGAAGTGGATATGAAATCCTCTAAAACAGAAGTAAAAGCCGCTGTTGAGAAAAACTTTAAAGTTAAAGTTGATAGCGTTAGAACTAGCGTCTGCCGCGGTCACTCTAAGCAAACTAAATTCGGTCTAACCAAGGTCGCTTACTGGAAGAAAGCTTACGTTAAGCTTGCTGAAGGTGAGAAGATCGCTCTTTTTGAGGGAGTATAA
- the rplD gene encoding 50S ribosomal protein L4 — MATVNVLNWKKEKVGSVELAADVFETPVKKEVLHTVVQWQLAARRQGTHMTKTKGLVSGGGKKPFKQKGTGGARQGSSRSILMPGGGTAFGPQPRSYAFVLPKKVRRLGLSMALSHLQKEGKLFIVDSMASEGKTAELNKRLAAFGLKKAVLVDSVVDDKFNRASKNLPTFKYFPVEGLNVFDLLKYDAAVITKDSVAKIVDRCSLEKA; from the coding sequence ATGGCAACAGTAAATGTATTGAACTGGAAAAAAGAAAAAGTTGGCTCCGTTGAGCTTGCTGCTGACGTGTTCGAAACTCCTGTTAAAAAGGAAGTTCTTCACACAGTAGTTCAATGGCAATTGGCGGCTCGTCGTCAAGGCACTCACATGACTAAGACCAAAGGTCTTGTGTCTGGTGGTGGTAAAAAGCCGTTTAAACAAAAAGGTACTGGTGGAGCTCGTCAAGGTTCCAGCCGTTCTATCTTGATGCCAGGTGGTGGTACCGCTTTCGGTCCTCAGCCTCGCAGCTACGCTTTCGTTCTGCCTAAAAAAGTTCGTCGTTTGGGTCTGAGCATGGCACTTTCTCACCTTCAAAAAGAAGGCAAACTGTTCATCGTGGACAGCATGGCTTCTGAAGGTAAAACTGCTGAGCTTAACAAACGTTTGGCTGCTTTCGGTTTGAAGAAGGCTGTATTGGTTGACTCTGTAGTTGATGACAAATTCAACCGTGCTTCCAAGAATCTTCCAACATTCAAATACTTCCCAGTTGAAGGTTTGAACGTGTTTGATCTATTGAAGTACGACGCTGCTGTTATCACTAAAGATTCTGTGGCTAAAATCGTAGATCGTTGTTCATTGGAGAAGGCGTAA
- the rplC gene encoding 50S ribosomal protein L3 — translation MSETTETQNTAGLKLNGLFAFKEGMATIYNENGEAVPVTVLRYEPWFVSQIKTNEADGYEAIQVACHPKKAKNSNKAEKGHLEKAGFENGAQFVKELRQAPPEGTVVGAQISIDSLVKGDFVKITSKSKGKGFAGSVKRWGFAGGPASHGSKFHRRPGSSGNRTWPGRVMPGKKFPGHLGAETVTVKNVEVVQIIAEENVLMVKGPVPGARNTLVKLVRE, via the coding sequence GTGAGCGAAACTACAGAAACTCAAAATACTGCAGGTCTGAAATTGAACGGCCTGTTCGCCTTCAAAGAAGGTATGGCTACTATCTATAACGAGAACGGCGAAGCTGTTCCTGTTACTGTTCTTCGTTATGAGCCTTGGTTTGTTTCTCAAATCAAGACTAACGAAGCTGATGGTTACGAAGCTATCCAGGTAGCTTGCCACCCTAAAAAAGCTAAAAACTCCAACAAAGCAGAAAAAGGTCACCTTGAAAAAGCTGGCTTCGAGAATGGCGCTCAGTTCGTAAAAGAACTTCGTCAAGCTCCACCGGAAGGTACTGTTGTTGGCGCGCAAATCTCTATCGACAGCTTGGTTAAAGGTGATTTCGTAAAAATCACTTCCAAGTCTAAAGGTAAAGGTTTCGCTGGTTCCGTGAAGCGTTGGGGCTTCGCAGGTGGTCCTGCATCCCACGGTTCTAAATTCCACCGTCGTCCGGGTTCTTCTGGTAACAGAACATGGCCAGGTCGCGTAATGCCGGGTAAGAAATTCCCAGGTCATTTGGGTGCTGAAACTGTCACTGTTAAGAACGTCGAAGTTGTTCAGATTATCGCTGAAGAAAACGTTCTGATGGTAAAAGGGCCAGTTCCAGGTGCTAGAAACACTTTGGTTAAGTTGGTGAGAGAATAG
- the rpsJ gene encoding 30S ribosomal protein S10 — MQSQKIRIRLKAFDHKLLDQSTKEIVETARRTGAKVAGPIPLPTRINRYTVLRSPHVDKKSREQFEVRTHKRMLDILEPTQQTVDQLMKLDLSAGVDVEIKLSAV, encoded by the coding sequence ATGCAAAGTCAGAAGATTAGAATCAGATTGAAGGCATTCGATCATAAATTGCTTGACCAGTCGACGAAAGAAATCGTTGAGACTGCTCGTCGTACAGGCGCTAAAGTTGCGGGTCCAATTCCCTTGCCTACTCGCATCAACCGCTACACTGTATTGCGTTCTCCGCACGTAGATAAAAAATCTCGTGAACAATTCGAAGTGAGAACTCACAAGCGTATGCTCGATATTTTAGAACCAACTCAACAGACAGTAGATCAACTTATGAAGTTGGATCTTTCTGCTGGTGTAGATGTTGAAATCAAACTTTCTGCGGTTTAG
- the fusA gene encoding elongation factor G, whose protein sequence is MSAKDPKVVADLKYTRNIGIMAHIDAGKTTTTERILYYTGKSHKIGEVHDGDATMDWMVQEQERGITITSAATMAFWKDHRINIIDTPGHVDFTIEVERSLRVLDGAIAVFDGVNGVEPQSETVWKQADKYKVPRICFVNKMDRVGADFVMSFGTIKEKLNANPIPVQVPIGMEDTFRGVVDLLENRAYMWDQSGMGDHFEITDVPNDMQEEVNRFRTEVIEKIVEFEDELLEKYLNGEEVTVPELKRALRKGTLELKAFPVFCGAAFKNKGVQPLLDGVIDYLPSPLEVPAIVGHDPERPDKEIICKTEFDAHAAALAFKIANDPFAGTLTYIRVYSGEVKVGEQLLNPRTQKKERIQKLVKMHANSREEINSLKAGDIGAVIGLKFTGTGDTLCESSHAVVLEAITFPEPVISVAVEAKSSADQEKMLAGLAKLEKEDPSCRLRTDPETGQILLSGMGELHLEILVDRLLREHKIQANVGKPQVSYRETITAAAKAEHVYEREIAGETHFAKVSLSIEPISQADGIQFISKVAVSKEFTAPMLKAAESGFREASEVGPLASCSMLGIKGTLNSVEVRPDSSSEMAFKAAVSLAFRDAVKAASVELLEPIFKLEVTCPDDFVGNIVGDLNARRGKILAMNVKQGGGQVISAEAPLASLFGYATDVRSLSQGRASFSMEFLEYAIVPAKVKTDILHKMGRY, encoded by the coding sequence ATGTCAGCTAAAGATCCTAAAGTTGTAGCTGATCTCAAGTACACTCGTAATATCGGCATCATGGCTCACATCGATGCCGGTAAGACGACCACCACCGAACGCATTCTTTACTATACAGGTAAAAGTCATAAAATCGGCGAGGTCCATGATGGTGATGCCACCATGGACTGGATGGTTCAAGAGCAAGAGCGCGGTATCACTATCACCTCTGCTGCGACCATGGCGTTCTGGAAAGATCACAGAATCAACATCATCGATACTCCGGGCCACGTTGACTTCACTATTGAAGTTGAGCGTTCTTTGCGTGTATTGGATGGCGCGATCGCTGTTTTCGACGGTGTGAATGGGGTTGAACCTCAGTCCGAAACCGTTTGGAAGCAAGCCGACAAATATAAAGTTCCCCGCATTTGCTTCGTTAATAAAATGGACCGTGTTGGTGCTGACTTTGTGATGTCCTTTGGGACGATCAAAGAAAAGCTGAACGCGAACCCAATCCCTGTGCAGGTTCCAATCGGCATGGAAGACACTTTCCGTGGTGTTGTTGATCTATTGGAAAACCGCGCTTACATGTGGGATCAGTCCGGAATGGGTGACCATTTCGAAATCACCGATGTTCCCAATGACATGCAAGAGGAAGTAAACCGCTTCCGTACTGAGGTCATTGAGAAGATCGTTGAATTTGAAGACGAACTTCTTGAGAAATATCTCAATGGAGAAGAAGTCACTGTGCCAGAGCTTAAACGTGCTTTGCGCAAAGGGACTCTTGAATTGAAAGCCTTCCCGGTATTCTGTGGAGCCGCTTTCAAAAACAAAGGTGTTCAGCCTTTGTTGGATGGGGTCATTGACTACCTTCCGTCGCCTCTGGAAGTGCCTGCAATCGTGGGCCACGATCCTGAGCGTCCTGATAAAGAAATCATCTGTAAAACTGAATTCGATGCTCACGCGGCTGCTTTGGCTTTCAAAATCGCCAACGATCCGTTTGCCGGCACTTTGACTTATATCCGTGTTTATTCCGGTGAAGTGAAGGTCGGGGAGCAGCTTTTGAATCCGCGCACTCAGAAAAAAGAGCGCATCCAGAAGCTGGTGAAAATGCATGCGAATTCCCGTGAAGAAATCAACAGCCTGAAGGCTGGTGATATCGGTGCGGTTATCGGTCTTAAGTTCACAGGTACTGGGGACACTCTGTGTGAAAGCTCTCATGCTGTGGTTCTTGAGGCGATCACATTCCCAGAGCCGGTTATTTCCGTGGCGGTAGAGGCGAAGTCCTCTGCGGACCAGGAAAAAATGCTGGCCGGCCTGGCTAAACTTGAAAAAGAAGATCCATCCTGCCGTCTGCGCACGGATCCTGAAACAGGGCAAATCCTGCTTTCTGGTATGGGTGAATTGCATTTGGAAATTCTTGTGGATCGCCTGCTTCGTGAGCATAAGATCCAGGCCAATGTGGGTAAGCCGCAGGTTTCCTATCGTGAAACCATCACGGCTGCAGCCAAGGCAGAGCACGTTTACGAGCGTGAGATTGCCGGTGAAACTCACTTTGCCAAAGTCTCCCTTTCCATCGAGCCTATTTCTCAGGCGGATGGTATCCAGTTCATCAGTAAAGTGGCTGTGTCTAAAGAATTTACAGCCCCTATGTTGAAGGCTGCTGAATCGGGCTTCCGTGAAGCTTCCGAAGTCGGTCCTTTGGCAAGTTGTTCGATGCTGGGTATTAAGGGGACCTTAAATTCAGTTGAAGTTCGTCCCGATTCCTCCAGCGAAATGGCCTTTAAGGCGGCTGTTTCCCTGGCATTCCGGGATGCGGTTAAGGCGGCCTCTGTAGAGCTTTTGGAGCCTATCTTCAAACTAGAGGTCACTTGTCCGGATGACTTCGTCGGGAACATCGTGGGCGATTTGAATGCCCGCCGTGGGAAAATCCTGGCGATGAATGTGAAGCAGGGTGGTGGTCAGGTTATTTCGGCCGAAGCCCCTCTGGCGAGTCTGTTTGGTTATGCGACGGATGTCCGCAGTTTGAGCCAAGGACGAGCAAGCTTCAGTATGGAATTTTTGGAATATGCCATTGTGCCTGCGAAGGTAAAAACGGACATTCTCCATAAAATGGGAAGATATTAA
- the rpsG gene encoding 30S ribosomal protein S7 codes for MSRRKKTFKREIIPDPVFKDLVIAKFVNKMMIQGRKATSQKLFYGALKELEGKVQGEEPLAVFKKALENVKPSIEVRSRRVGGATYQVPVDVRPSRRLALAMRWLVEYSRERGEKDMAKRLAGEFLDAYNNRGNAIKKKDDVHRMAESNKAFSHYNW; via the coding sequence ATGTCACGTCGTAAAAAGACCTTTAAAAGAGAAATCATTCCAGATCCGGTTTTCAAGGATCTAGTAATTGCTAAGTTCGTCAATAAAATGATGATTCAAGGTAGAAAAGCAACTTCTCAAAAGTTGTTCTACGGTGCTTTGAAAGAGCTTGAAGGCAAAGTTCAAGGTGAAGAGCCTTTGGCAGTTTTCAAAAAAGCTCTTGAGAACGTTAAGCCTTCTATCGAAGTTCGCTCCCGCCGTGTAGGTGGTGCTACTTACCAAGTTCCAGTAGATGTTCGTCCATCCCGTCGTTTGGCTTTGGCTATGCGTTGGTTGGTTGAGTACTCTCGCGAGCGCGGTGAGAAAGACATGGCGAAACGTTTGGCTGGCGAATTCTTGGACGCGTACAATAATAGAGGAAATGCTATTAAGAAGAAAGACGACGTTCACAGAATGGCTGAATCCAACAAGGCATTCTCTCACTACAATTGGTAA
- the rpsL gene encoding 30S ribosomal protein S12 translates to MPTINQLIKSERTVQKNQTKSPALDSCPQRRGVCTRVYTTTPKKPNSALRKVAKVRLSNGFEVISYIPGIGHNLQEHSVVLIRGGRVKDLPGVRYHIVRGVLDLQGVNGRLRARSKYGTKRPKK, encoded by the coding sequence GTGCCAACAATTAATCAGCTCATCAAAAGTGAGCGTACTGTTCAAAAAAACCAAACAAAATCACCAGCTTTGGACTCTTGTCCTCAGCGTCGCGGTGTTTGTACTCGTGTTTATACTACGACTCCAAAGAAGCCGAACTCCGCTCTTCGTAAAGTAGCAAAAGTTCGTCTGTCCAATGGCTTCGAAGTTATCTCTTACATCCCTGGTATCGGCCATAACCTTCAAGAGCACTCCGTTGTACTAATCCGCGGTGGTCGTGTGAAGGATTTGCCGGGTGTTCGTTACCACATCGTGCGTGGGGTATTGGACCTTCAAGGTGTAAACGGTCGTCTGCGCGCCCGTTCTAAATACGGTACTAAGAGACCTAAGAAATAA